The Euleptes europaea isolate rEulEur1 chromosome 2, rEulEur1.hap1, whole genome shotgun sequence genome has a segment encoding these proteins:
- the APOBEC4 gene encoding putative C->U-editing enzyme APOBEC-4: protein MDLGRVTFYQEYLAPKGTAVKPYYWLTMGQSCTKCPYHIRTGEEARVSYKEFHEAFGFPYGPMRDPNNHLIFYELRHFSGKLIQKGHATNCTEYNIHPESMLFEMGSYLDSVAYNLKNSAYIVLYSNYSPCNEAEHGCISKIYNFLTNYPNITLCIYFSQLYHTDEDFPVSAWNWEALRSLASMWPRVSLSPLHGSIWHNLFPNFVTIMPWGPFYHPILPGRALADRQNARRLQPIPGFSNAEPNLQQYYFSSSHSQLPPHMTTGRLPPLLTPPPHSTPAINVSRPFIKQPFYPKLTVRHLKMPVEILQEAKGL from the coding sequence ATGGATTTAGGAAGAGTAACATTCTACCAAGAATACCTTGCACCTAAAGGTACAGCAGTGAAGCCCTATTACTGGCTAACCATGGGCCAAAGCTGTACAAAGTGCCCCTATCACATACGAACAGGTGAAGAAGCAAGGGTCTCTTACAAAGAATTCCACGAGGCTTTTGGGTTCCCATACGGCCCAATGCGTGACCCAAACAACCACCTGATCTTTTACGAATTGAGGCACTTCTCAGGCAAATTAATTCAAAAGGGCCATGCTACCAATTGCACAGAGTATAACATTCATCCAGAATCAATGTTATTTGAGATGGGCAGTTACCTCGACTCAGTGGCGTACAACCTCAAGAACAGCGCATACATTGTCCTTTATTCAAACTACTCCCCTTGTAATGAGGCTGAGCATGGCTGCATAAGCAAAATTTACAATTTCTTAACCAACTATCCAAACATCACACTCTGTATTTACTTCTCACAGCTGTATCACACAGATGAAGATTTCCCAGTGTCCGCGTGGAACTGGGAGGCTTTGCGGAGCCTGGCCAGTATGTGGCCTCGGGTGAGCCTCAGTCCATTGCATGGAAGCATTTGGCACAACCTGTTCCCCAATTTTGTGACAATCATGCCTTGGGGGCCATTTTACCATCCAATTTTGCCAGGAAGAGCGTTGGCTGATAGGCAAAATGCACGCCGGCTTCAGCCAATCCCTGGGTTCTCAAATGCTGAGCCTAATCTGCAGCAGTACTATTTTTCCAGTTCACATTCCCAGCTTCCGCCACACATGACCACCGGCAGACTTCCCCCGCTGTTGACGCCGCCGCCCCATTCAACACCTGCCATTAATGTTTCTCGCCCTTTCATAAAACAACCATTCTATCCCAAATTGACCGTAAGGCACTTAAAAATGCCAGTTGAGATATTACAGGAAGCCAAAGGTTTATAA